The proteins below come from a single Herpetosiphonaceae bacterium genomic window:
- a CDS encoding metallophosphoesterase family protein — MRVVLVSDIHSNAVALDAVLAALPAYDELWCLGDTIGYGPEPNRCLEQIRKRARYALTGNHDLASLGLVSLADFNVLARTANQWNNEQLEPELRAYLQELPASLPLPPAVTLAHASPRDPIWEYVLDPETAKDNLEYFDTPLCFVGHTHVPTIFAQHADGKAELRRGRSGEILRLKPDSRYIINPGSVGQPRDGDPRAAYAVWDTKAHTIRFNRVEYDIEATQRKMYAAGLPELLAERLAFGR, encoded by the coding sequence ATGCGTGTCGTGCTGGTGTCAGATATTCATTCAAATGCCGTAGCGCTGGACGCGGTGCTTGCCGCGCTGCCCGCCTACGATGAGCTGTGGTGCTTGGGCGATACGATCGGCTACGGGCCAGAGCCGAATCGCTGCCTGGAACAAATCCGTAAACGAGCACGCTATGCATTGACAGGCAATCATGATCTGGCCTCGCTTGGCCTGGTTTCACTCGCCGACTTCAACGTGCTGGCTCGCACCGCCAACCAGTGGAACAACGAGCAGCTTGAGCCTGAGCTGCGCGCGTATCTGCAAGAGCTGCCCGCCAGCCTGCCGCTGCCGCCTGCGGTGACATTGGCCCACGCCAGCCCGCGCGACCCGATCTGGGAGTACGTGCTCGATCCTGAAACCGCCAAAGATAATCTTGAGTACTTCGACACGCCGCTCTGCTTCGTCGGGCATACGCACGTGCCCACGATTTTTGCGCAGCACGCCGACGGCAAGGCCGAGCTGCGCCGTGGACGCTCCGGCGAGATCCTGCGTCTGAAGCCAGACTCGCGCTACATCATCAATCCGGGCAGCGTCGGTCAGCCCCGCGATGGCGATCCGCGCGCCGCGTATGCCGTGTGGGATACGAAAGCACACACGATCCGCTTCAACCGCGTCGAGTACGACATCGAGGCGACCCAGCGCAAAATGTACGCCGCTGGTCTGCCTGAGCTGCTGGCCGAGCGTCTCGCGTTTGGGCGGTAG